The DNA window CgtctagggatgggcaacggttatgatGGGCGGGTAACCGAtgttatttacccataatcgTTTATGTTCGTACCCGTATACCcgcggttaaccatacccattacCGTGTACTCATTTaatcataaccgtttacccatttaaccataactaTTTACctatttatcctttttttttttacccatttactcCTTTTTTCACCCATAAACATGattcttttttttaacaacttgaaaattacaaaggaaaaatttgtcataatttttgttttctgacaattaacaccgttataggtacattttaaGCATACATTTCCCTAATTTAATCATTTAAGTCCACATACAAttctaataattgaaataatagtttacgaactATATTTTTCTGCTACACCCAAGCAAGTCTTTAATTATATTCCATATGATTACAAAATAAagcttctaaaaacaaaaattagtcATTATCTTGAATACTAGATGATTCAAAGCTCCAAAATATTCTGAAACTAAACATTTTCAAACACTAATGCTTTAGCACATTCAATCACAAATTCTCATTGACTTGTTGTCACCAAAAGAGGCCTACAAAAGAAATGTATAAATTGAATTAGTATCCCATTTAGGAACACCGACACAAATAGCATAAATTCAACAGAGGTAAGTGATCACAGAAGATTTACATTGTACACCCAGTtatcagaagaagaaaaaaaagcaaacaaaagcGATCCCAGTCCTTCTCCTCTctaatatacatacatacatacatacatatatatatacatatatatatatatatatatatatatatatatatatatatatatatattgattggGTAAATGGATACTCGTTATAACCGCGGGTAATACTTATAACCggccatttaaatttcacggataaATGTACCCATAATCGATTGTTTGTCTAAACGGTTACTCATAACCGTAATCGTGAACTTTAAATAGACGGTTATGAGTATTACTGTAGTTCATTACTTCATTTGGTTCAGTATCAGCGAAAAGCTTGGCAGGTGATAAATTAACTGTAATAAGTAGAGAATATCTCTCACGTCGAGTCTTATAGTTGAAGTTGCAGGAAGTGGTACACAACAGAATGAATGAGCACCATTTGTACCAGCGACTTTTGTCATCCACATCAATTCTTTGCAGTAGGTGTGACCATATCTACTTCATAAACTTTATGTACGATGTAGAGGAAGAGTTGAATAATTGGGCGAAAAAGGAGTTTGGTATGTTTATTTATCTGGAATGGGCTTGAACTATTTCAATTCTTGATTACACATGTTTTGAACACATATGGAATATAGTCCATACTATATATAATacgaaaaaatataaattagatTGTTTGAAATGAATACTCGTTCATTATCTTTCTTCTGTATCCTACCATTCTCGAAACATGACTATCCCAATTCCAAATTCGTTCGGGATTTGCTTATTTATGAATTAATGATGCTCATAATCGCTTCTAATGGAAGTACTTTCACTAGAAGCTTGTCAATTTTGTTTATAAAGGATTCATGGGCTTCCTGAAAGGTACTTGAGAGTGCTTTTAGAACAAGCGTTTGACAACGTGCTTCTTTTATAAACCTCCTCTATAATCGATAAGCACTTACAACTTTCATTTACCAGATGCGTAgtcaaaatatgaaacaaacgCCAAATACAGTGGTGGTGATGCTCACCATCCCATCAGTTATCGTTTGATGTGTTTGATTGAATTTATTTCTTACAAAAATCTCCAAATTTAAACTAATTTAACAGTAATTAATAGAGTAATGAGTATCGACACCACTTCTTACTACCACTTTAGAGCGGTGAGCAAAATGCACTTGTCCCTCGTATTTTATGAATTATAAAATAAGGAGGTGGAAGAAGATGATTGGTGCACGTTCAATTCCTTGACACTTACACTCACACCCACTCTTGCGTTTGAGCTGGGCCGTTGGGTGCCACATTATTCTCTGTTTATTAGTTATTATTGTGTTCTATTAATACCCGcatttaaaacaaaaagagGAGCCAACGAATACAGAATCCCAATTAATACAGAAAACTATGCACTTgaaattcatataaaaaaacaaagtaatatataatattaattaattaattgtaatatacAATATTTTCtctagaaaaattaaatataattgaAATATGGTAGGTGGAGGAGAGCAAAGACAAAACTACAGCTGACAGCACTTGGAACAAAGAACATAGAAAGCAAAGGATTCCTCTGCCATTTGCAATCTCATATTATAAATTGATTTAATCAAAAGTTACAACTCACAGCTAAACAGTTTCCTACACCTCCGGTACACTACCGTGACATCCCAGACCAATGTGCATTGTCGTTTGAAAACGAGAAAACACATAGCATCGCGTTATTCATTTGAGATGCAACGGTGGTGTACCAGAGCGTAGGTAACAACATCCAAAAGATTGCTTGGATATAAAAAATAGTGTCACTTTTGCTCAAAACTAGTTGCCCAAAACTTGGATGACAGAATCAGATTCTTACAAATTTGCCAACATGGTAAAAGGAAAGAGTGCTAGAAAAGATCAGACAAGGGAAAACAAGAGGATGTGCAAATGAAACTTATGATTTCTTCTCAATGAAACAACTAAATCCATCACATATAGGAATCACTTTTCGGCTAAATTCACAGTTCCACACCAACAATGAATCATAGTAAAACTATCAGTGAATGACAACAGATTTACACAAAAAATCCTAGATTACCCACAGTGACACAAAGAATctaccaaagaagatgcgaagcGTGGCGCGTAGATGAAGGAGGCGCCACCATAAAAAGGTGTGactggacgaatttctgaatacACGAATTGAACTTTGAATGTTGAATGGTGGTAGGAAAGAACTGGAAGCTTGTACAAAATGGTGGTGGGAGGAATCAAGGAACATATTCAGTCTCGATAGTCGGTTGTGTTCGCGTAAATGTTGCTGCAGGTGCCTTTGCATCTCCAACTGAGGTCATTTGCAAGGCTTCTCCTACATCTGCTGCCGTCTCCATCCGTTGCAAATTCTTCCTTTCCCTGTACTTTTTTCCCCAAAGTACTAAGAACGACAACAATGCCAACAACGCTAAACCACCCAGCACAGACCCAACAATTATCCACACTTTCGAATTACTCTTCTTCTTTCGTCTACCACTAGGCACTGGGGCCACGTTTGGACTTTCACCAGCAGGGGTGGGACTTGGAGAGACTGGTGCTGGAGAAGGAGCAATGGACTTCACCGCTATGGAGAAGTGCCCTTGTTGAACTGCTGAACACATATTGCCTGATTCCACATTGCTGAAATTGATTGAACCATCCAAATCAAACAAAACACACTGTGCCACTGTCCCAGCAGGAGTCGGTTTCACATCCTGGAATTTGATCATTATTGGATCACCAGATGCCCTGATAACCAATTCTGGCAGATTTTTTGCTGATAGGTTGCCAGCATCATAAGCAAGAAGACCGATCAATGGAGCTAAGTAAGAGTAACCCTGTAACGGGTAATACACCATTGACCAATTGCCCAGGTTCTGGTACACCAAAACAAGCCTCTCCACATACGGACTCTCAGTGACACCCTTAGGGATCTCAAACTCTTTGTACATGTTAACACCTCTTCTGTACAAGCTACCACTCCTCAGCCTCATAGCTGCAATCTGAATTCCAGTCAAATTCAAGGGAACACTGCCATTAAATATAACACCTGTCTTTGGATTAACAAAAGACCTGTAAGCATAATCTTGAAGAAGCGCATCAAGACCGCGTGCTGAGCCTCCTGAGGATTGCGCAGAAACATCAGGCAGCCAGGAGAAACATATCACAATGAACAGCATCGCGAGACTTCGAAGAAGAAGCCCCATCGATGCTTCGAAATCTTGAAACTCAGCACAATGCCACTCAAAACCAACTTGGTCGAAACGCAATACCCAGATGACAATATGCACCCAGAAGACTTCCTATTTATAACACTTCGGACCCAAAGAATAGTAACTGAAAATGTGCAATTAATTCTTCAAGCTTCAAAACCTCTGGTTTTCGACTCGTAAATCTCCAATTAATAGAAGCAAAGGATACTTGGTAAAGGGAAAGAATGATTTGGGCTCAGAGAAGATAATGTGTTTTCTATAAAGCGACTTTGAAGGTTTCAACCGTTGCAATTCTTCAGATTTTGCTTTTCCCTTTGGAATCCTTGTAAAAGAAGCTCCCTCAGAGACTCAAAGGGCTTGACTTTCGAATCTTTTCAGctcaaaagaaattaaaacccagATTCTTCGCCATAAACCCATTTAATGCGAAGGAAATAAATCGAAATTAAAAGCAACCCAAGAATCTTTTTCTCCCCTTTCTTCTCCAAACGGCCAAATTTGAGCAGCGAGATTATCACACTATCAAATTTCAGaacaaaaaaaaggagaaagaaaacagTAGATTCAGTACCAAGATCAAGAACCCAGGTGGAGATTTTAACAAGGGCAGCTAAATACCTGATCTTTACGGCGGTTTGCGGCGGAGCTTTTCTGGGTTTCAGCGCAAAGCCCTAAATCTTGACGTATTTTCGTCGGTTTGCGGCGGAGCTTTCTGGGTTTCTTGACAGCCGAGTGGAAGAAGAGCATGCACCTCAAAAACCCACGAAGAAATACAAATCCCTCACAAGAATTCGCAACCAGAAAACGCGTGATAACCCGACGCTCTTCAAGAATCTCGCCATTGAATTCTCTAGCTAACAAAGATCACAGCAGTAAATGGGCCTCCCAACAACCCCGAGATACAAATAGGCGGCGAAAGGATCAGAGCTTTAATGGGTCCCGATACCGACCTGCATTTTTGACCAAATCCGACGGACCAACGCAGAGAAAGATTCAGCTGCGGTTTCACGGCTGCGGAATCCAATTCGGGGATCggagagaagaaggaaggaaactGAATCCCGGGTAATCGGTAGATTTTGTTTCTTGAGCGGAAAATTTGGGATTAATGGTTGTGGAAGATAAGCTACGGCACCATTTATTTGGGGAttaaaatccgaaaaaaaatatagaagaaaatcaaatggggAAGAAATACATGAGATAAGCTGCTTGAGATTGCAGATGGCCAGCCAGGAGATGTGTACTGGTAGGGAGTGAAGCGAAACAAAAAGACAGAAAGAATAAGTGtgagaaattaattaaataaataaacataaaaacGATAAATTGAtagttgtttgcttgttttttttttattattatttttttttgccaatttaattttttaattaattaatttgtactCTGTATTTTATGCTAATTATTTTGATTGTATATATGAATGTCATTTACAGGTGTGTGTTAACGTTAAATCCCACCTAATTCTTCTCccttgtttctttcttttcttggttGATACTACtaccctttttgtttcactatttgacaaataatttttctttacaATCGTCACACCACCACGAGATTTTACGaattcaattgtgttataccaTAGAAAGAATATTCTTAGCCACCGTCGTGGCAGTATTTTTATCTAATCAAATATTGTTATATGTGTTTAACCTTCTTACATAACATATATACTATTTATTTGGTTGGCGATCACAATATTGTTTCGATTAATATGCTCAGCATATAAGGTTTAGGGATACAATGAAAAGATATCAGATAAGCTGCTTCAGTTCATTTCTTGATGGTATATCAACATTGTTATTTATCAATATTAGAGAAAATTGTTACAATGGTTCTTTAATTTTAACCTAATTAGAACAATGgtttctcaactaaaaatttgtgACCATTAATCCCTTAACTCATTAAAATGTGCAGTTATGGTTATTTTCGTCATTTTCGTTATAACTTCTTCAAAATGAATCATATTGGAAGAACCATtgttacaattgggttaaagttgagggacaattTCTCCAATTGTGTTAAAATTAGGGGACTATCTTTCCAATtaagttaaagttgagggatcattgctacaattttctcatttggttttccATATTTGCCATTTGATTCAACCTCACGTGGTGAcatataactcattttgacggaaGTTCTAACGGAGTTGACAAAAAATACAGTAGCTgaacgttttgatgagttaaaggACTAATGGTCacaaatttttagttaaaaaatcATTACTCtaactaaattaaaattgaacgaTCAGTGCTAGGATTTACTCTTAATATTATGACACACAAATATATAATACAACTTAACAACGAGGCTGTCACGCTCAAAATCCCGTCCAATTGACCGACGGGTCTTACGTTTCCCGATGTGTCAATGTaccattttgttttcttgtttgtgATTTGCCTAGAGATAATTCGTGTCCTGcatcataaaacaaaaatatgaacCTAAATATTAAGTctaatatttatttagtttcataTTTATTGCTAAGCTTCTTGCCGATCGGATCAAGGATGTCCTTCCCTCTATTGTGACCAACTCTGAAGCTGCTTTCGTCGCGGATAGTCGAATTAGAGACAATATTATGCTTTTGCAGGAGCTTCTCAAAAATTACCGTAGAAATAATGGTCCTTTTAGATGTGCCTTACAATTACACATTATGAAAGCTTATGATACTTCGGATTTAGAATTTCTTTTACACACTCTAGCATTGTTCAGACTTCCAACTCCTATGACTAATTGAATCCGTTGTTGTGTGACTAGTTCTAAGTTTTCAGCTTCAGTTAACGGCGAGCTAGGGATTTTCCCAGGAAAAATGGGGGGGCTAAGACAAGGATATCCTCTATTCCCCTTATATTTTTGTCATTGTTATGCAAGTACTAACCAAGTTACATTTTTTTGGCATGTCAACTGTCCCCCCATGGCCCTCTTAGTCTGAGGTGAGGCAATCAACTTCGACCTTCGGGTCCTTGGGTGGCTTGATCTAGTTTGATTTGGCACCATGCATGGAGCAAACTTCGTTTTATGGCGAGCTATTGAGGGTTATCTTAGATTGATGAGGTTAAAGCTTTTGGTCTTCATGTCAATCCTTCTTGCTCCTTCAGCGGGAGTAGGTTTGAACCTCGTGCTAATCTTTTTTTCGAGTGCCCCTTTAGTATGCGGATTTGGCGCTtcgtttttttgttgtttgtgaTGTGCCTTGGTTAAATCACACATGGCTTatgttcttaaaaaaataatataaatgatgGCATCAGTAGGTGATAAGAATAACATTTTCTTATAAAATACGACTTAATTATAAAAAGATAAAAGAGCCGAAGCAAACtttgttacatcccacatcgtctaaAAAAGTGGATCTTttaaaccttatatgtatattctcatctttacctagcacgaggtcttttgggaactcactggcttcgagttccgtaggaactccgaagttaagcgagttcgcgagagagcaatcccaggatgggtgattcaccgggaagttctcgtgtgaatttCTAGAAACAAAAAGTCTCATGGCCTCACCCATAGTTGATAAGCCATTTTAATTGTGAGCCTTTGAACCTCAAGAAAagtggattgaaaatcaattactAGTCGCTCAGTGCCTTCGTCGTGCAATCAAGTTCGAATTCACATTAGTGGCATGTTTACATAACCAGAATGAAAATataaggaattgaattgaggaggagtAGGAATGAGAAGAAGTCATAATCGGATTCCTGTTGAAgctgtttacttaaatgttTTGGAATCGGAATAAAAATGACATTAATTCCataaagttgtttactaattcagcatAATCAAAATATAAACCAGTATGCTTACTAAAACGCCCttgtcccaaatcaaatattatatatatatatatttttaataaaatttgataatatataatagtaagaaaaaaattaaattgctttttttatttcatagacacactaaaatgcttttgtttattttttatttttacaaatttaattatttactttaatatttaaattttatcgctCAAGTTGTAGTTCATTCTCTTCGGCATATGCATGGAGTTGTGTATAATGTGAATGAGCatggaaataaaaaaagtaaggaGTTGTGCATAATTAAACTAGGGTTAATGGGTTTATAAAGAATAGTAttggaaataaaaaaagtaagtgAGGGCATAAAGGGAACAAAAGTGTCTTTCCGATTGCTTGGGCAATCAAGAATTGGATTACCACCTACATCTAAAAATCTAATTCCACCAATAcaaggaattgaattccaaaaTTTGTGTGGGCTCCACTGCTTTATTGATTCCTCAATGTTTAGTAAACATCAGAGTACTCCATAATCAGAATTCAATTctacatttttattttgattacaGATACGTAAACACGTcctaaatttaataataaaagaattaaaattaaaaaaaatgttttcttcCGAAAAATGCGAAAACAATTCTATATTATGGTTTGTGGGATTCTTCTTTTGTACCGGAGCCAGCTCAGATGATCTGACTTATTTCCGAAATGATGAAAAGTGGGCCCACACGCACCCAGTCAACCAACTGCTAATGTATGCAGCGCGCGCACGTGATGACCCACAGAAGGACCTAGTGGGATGGAAAGCAACCGCGGAAATTGGAATTGACAAAATAGCCCCTATGTGATTGAGAACCAAGAGGCAAATTTAGAAGGTTCTAATGGACAAATTACGGAGGGACCACCGCATGCTATTGGGTGCTAGGAGCAGACGTAGGTGGCTCCTCGTGATGCCCCGACGTCGTCTTGCTGCTGCCAACAATACACAGAAACATGTGTGTGAATGTGatgttgaaagaaagaaaaggccaCTTTGTTGTTTGTTGCCCTACTGAATTTGGAAGAATTTTTTTAGAGAGCCAAAAATACGGAAGGGGCGCGGGTTTAGTCTTATAATACGACCTAATTAACTAAGTGTCGTAATATAaatggttgaatttttttacaATATCCAATAACTTATATTGTAACATTTGGTGTATCAAGCATGGTTCTagacacactgaaaaatttctctgaATTTGGGGCCAAGtgtccatttcattcatttggacaTCCAATGAGGGAATTCTGGCAAACAACCGGtgaaatattttttagttaTGTGCCGATTCGATacttaaattattactttagtgAAAACTAAATCTCTATAtatactttaattttttttagaaaattaagTCATTAAACTTGCTAAGAACTGTCA is part of the Malus domestica chromosome 12, GDT2T_hap1 genome and encodes:
- the LOC114819966 gene encoding uncharacterized protein, translating into MGLLLRSLAMLFIVICFSWLPDVSAQSSGGSARGLDALLQDYAYRSFVNPKTGVIFNGSVPLNLTGIQIAAMRLRSGSLYRRGVNMYKEFEIPKGVTESPYVERLVLVYQNLGNWSMVYYPLQGYSYLAPLIGLLAYDAGNLSAKNLPELVIRASGDPIMIKFQDVKPTPAGTVAQCVLFDLDGSINFSNVESGNMCSAVQQGHFSIAVKSIAPSPAPVSPSPTPAGESPNVAPVPSGRRKKKSNSKVWIIVGSVLGGLALLALLSFLVLWGKKYRERKNLQRMETAADVGEALQMTSVGDAKAPAATFTRTQPTIETEYVP